In Papaver somniferum cultivar HN1 chromosome 9, ASM357369v1, whole genome shotgun sequence, the genomic stretch TTTCGAATGTATCTGATGAATCACTGAACATTcacttagggtttagggtttacgATTTCAGAAatccaaaaaaaactaaaaatcatcAGATCTGAAGAAAAAATATCATTGAAAAATGTCTCATAATCAACAACAAAGACAGCAGGAGCGGCAAAATTCGTCAGACGAGGATAACaatagaagaagagaaggaaacaGTGACGAGATTTCATTTGAACAGTTTCTTGATGGATGGTTGGAAAGACAACAGCGTTACTTGGATGAACTAATGCACGCAAATGCTAATTCTAAGGAAATTCCTGAAGAAGAATTAAAATCTTTAATCTCAAGAGTTCTTGGTCACTATCAGCAATACTACGAAGCGAAATCTACCGCATCGCGCAGAGATGTGTTCGTGTTATTCTCACCGCCATGGTTTAGTACTTACGAACGTACGTTTCTATGGATCGCCGGATTCAAACCAGGGCTACTTCTAAGAATCTTGAATAAGGCGGTTAAAAATTTGTCTGAGGATCAGTGGAGTAGAGTAAAGAGAATAGATACGGAGACTAAAGTGGCGGAAAGAGAATTAAATCAAGAAATGGCATCGATCCAAGAACGAGTAGTATCGCCGGGATTAGTTGATTTAGCGAGACGAGGAGGAAGATTAATTGATGGAGAAACATTAGATAGAGATTCGGAATTTCAGAGCATGAAAGAAGCGATGGAAGCTGTAGTGGTTGCTGCTGATTATTTGAGAGTTACGGTAACAAGAAAACTAGTCGAGGTATTGAATCATGCTCAAGCAATAAGTTTCTTAACTGCTGCGACTCAACTTCAGGTAAGGATTCGTGTTTGGGGTTCGCAAATGGAACGGCGGagaacaaactgattttgctgATTGAGTTTTTGACATTTTCCGCTGAAGGAAAGGAATATATAGCTGTCGCCAAAGTGGTTTTAGATTTTCCAAGGGTTCAGGGTTAGCTTAATTAGGATTAGTCGGTCAGTGACGGTGAGGCTGATATTTTATATATAAGCTTCTCTGcttggttttcttttcttttttggtgaGCTTTTTCTTTTGACATCAATGGTCAAGATATCTTATATGGCACTCCTACTTGTGGAAATCTGAAAATTGTGATATATTGATATTGCTAAACTGGAATAAGAAAAAGATTATTAATCTGTACCAGTTAATTCATGCTTGATGTTATGTTTTGATGGTTATGATATTATCACCAATTAAGTTGCCACATAGAATTTGATATCTCTCCTGTTTGAGCTGGTAGTGCTGGCAGTACTGGAGGTCGGTAAAGCGCAGCTCCAGATTGCGACGTAATTATGGATGATGAGGTGATTTATAAGGTCTTTTTTCTGTCACTCTTTTCTGCATGCTATATTTGTTTTTGGGTACCTACATATAAAATCTCAAACCCCCTTAAAACCATCGGTTCATATGGATATGTAAGGTAGTACGGAATGGGGTCATCACCATTCTTATGCAGGGTGGTGATAGGATGCTGATTAGTAGTGCTGGGCAATCGCTCGACTAAGTTTTTGTGGGATCTAATACATTATGAGTACCGAGGGATCATGGACCAAAGAGAAATCGTGACATCAGAcagagatttaacgtggttcggtcaactcgacctacgtccacggacaaAAACCCGAAGAGAGAAATATTATTGATCACTAATTTTGATGTCACTGGGATGATTTACAATTACAATGGCACTCTTTATTTATAGAGTGAATatgtaaataattaattaatcaagatattatcTTATTCTTGAGTATATCTTAATTAACTATAACATATCCTAATTAATTAGAATATAGTAAATTAATTAGATACTTTCCTCTATAGAAAATAAGCTAAATTACGCAAGATCTCCTATTCGCGTAAACTTAGCTCGATCTCTGTCAATCTTCTGTATTACTTGATCTACGTCGAACCTCTAGTAGCTTGAGTCTCGACTACTTTATTTTGACTTTTGACGTATGACTTGAGTCCTGGTCACTTTACCTTAACCGTTGACTTCATCTTGAGCTTGACCACCTCGATATATTCTaacacccccacccccacccccgcAAGTTGGACACGGAGAGAATCAAAGTGTTCATCTTGAATACTGACTTAACGAACACAACTTCAATCACGTATTAGGTGTTATCTATAAATTCTTCGATATCTTGATCACAATTGGAAGAAAGTGATAAAAAGTGTTCTCGTAGAAGTATATTTGATCATCTACGTCACTTCAACTGAAAAGAATCACTAGAATAGCAATGGACAACATTATTTTTATGAGTAACGACATCAAAcatgaaatcaaaaagaaaaacattgattgatgtgaaaaataaaatttgaattttgaagcggAAGTGGAAGCAACttgagcggatctccccgctctgataccataattcTCGACAGTGAAACAGAAAGATAATTGATTTCGATCTGCCAATAAAATCAATTGCCAAATATGCGACTTAATTGATTTGACAACAAGATAATTAACGTATCCATAGGGATATCCAACAGTGGAATTTGAATATCATTGGTTCTGAAAAAGTGTAAAGATGAACACAGtgattaatattttgttgatgttaAAATAAGATCTTGGATAAAGATCTAAAAGAGATATATTATATCATCGACCAGACGATAGCGATTTCGATCTTGGTGTTAGATCCATATAGTGATTAATGGATTCTAAATTGTGATAAATATATCCCAAACGATATTGGTGAATATTTTCATAAGAAATGAGATATTCTCGAAAATGGAATGATATTTCGGAATCGGATGAATATttctcagaaaatatggaaagaattgaGACGTGATACATACGTATTTTATTTAAGGAATATTGGCTCATAAAATCAGAGCAAGCAGCGAATTGTAAGATCTTGGAGATCCTGGATAATGATCAAAATGTAGATACATTAGATGAGTTTTCGTGAGTGAAAACTGATTTCGAAAGATTTTAAAGAAACCCAAGATAAATGGATCGTGAGTTAATGAATCAACCCTTAATatatcccaaaaaaaaaatatgggaCAAGAGCATGATAGATTGATAGAGTCGTGGTTGATAACAACCAGtaacaaaagattaaaaaaaatggtttgaCAACCAGTAAAAaccaaaaataccaaaaataactcATTTGACTTAATGGATTCCCATTAGTCACGGTTATAGATGAGAGACAATATTAATGTGTGCTTGAATAATTTGTAACACCACAAATAGAAAGAATATTATCGAAAATAAATGAAGATTTCCGGCGTGATATTGACCAGAAGTATGAAAATAGGAGATGAATATTATAGAACCCACGAATCTTATATGCAAAAAAAGACGTGAACATTATACCATGTCTTTATTGTTTGATGACTTAAGAACAGAAAGAGCATTGATTAGTTTAGATGTAAACAAACTGTGAATACTGAAACAAATCCTCTTCAAAAGTTTGATACCCAATTCTGATAACAGGGAAAATAAAGTTTTGAACTTCCCCGTGATTTAAGATGCTAACCCTAAGAAATCTGGGAAGCAGTGAAAATATCAAGCACCATATAAACATCAAACTCAAAACAAAAAAGATGCTTATATGCGAAAAACGAAATTTTTAATTTTGTAGCGGAAGCGATTCGAGCGGATctccctgctctgataccataataaattatgagtatCGAGGGATCATGGACCAAAGAGAAATCGTGACATGAGAcagagatttaacgtggttcgatcaactcgacctacgtccacggacaaAAACCCGAAGGGAGAAATATTATTGATCACCAGTTTTGATGTCACTGGGATGATTTACAATTACAATGGCACTCTTTATTTATAGAGTGAATatgtaaataattaattaatcaagatattattTTATTCTTGAGTATATCTTAATTAACTATAACATATCCTAATTAATTAGAATATAGAAAATATAAGACATTAATTAGATACTTTCCTCTATAGAAAATAAGCTAAATTACGCAAGATCTCCTATTCGCGTAAACTTAGCTCTATTTCTGTCAATTTTCTGTATTGCTTGATCTACGTCGATCCTCTAGTAACTTGAGTCTCGACTACTTCATTTTGACCTTTGACGTATGACTTGAGTCTTGATCACTTTACCTTGATCGTTGACTTCATTTTGAGCATGACCACCTCCATATATTCTAACAGGATCATTGAGGTGTAATCTTTTCTCCATACACGAAGAGGTTATATATACTGATGTTGGATAAGTATGTTTTCCAATTGTTCATGGCCAATCAATTTCCCTTCCAACCCGATTGAACGAAGGACAATTCACCATGCTCTTTGTCCTGCTGTTTGGGTTCTTTTTCTGGCCACTGGTAGGTGTAACAAGCATAAATGGTGATTGGGATTCTAGGTATATGGATGTCCAAAAGTCAAGAAATGCCCTAACCCAAGTGGTTCGCGCTTTTAATTAGATGGGAATCTAGTCATTCAATAACGAATGAAGTTAAAATTATAGTTTGTTAACCATGTTTATTTGTTTGATATCTGGAGAAGACTCTCACACAGTGGTGACTATACATGGAATGCAAGCTCAAAATTTTCCCTGGTGAGTTCAGTGTGTAGTTTTTAGGCATTTACCAAAATATGTTCAGTTGGTCCTTAAGATGGAtggttctttatttttttttaagcataagaTGGATGGTTCTAGTGTGGTtaacttcttcatttttcttccaaCTGGCTAGGGTACTTTGGGAGAAAGCAAGCTGTGGGAATGGCTTCCAAGAAGAATCATACTCGAGACGGATGCGCAGTGTCCAATTCAGTTGGTTATCCTTCCATTTTGTTGGTATTTTAGGGGGTGAAATATTGGTACTTTCACCCTTTATTACATACCGGGAATGGCGGCTTCTCATAATCCGCTTGACGCCCAAGTgctaaatttgttttttttttccaggtatgAACTTGCTACATACACTGTGGATCTCTCCTGTGGGCCCCACCACGTAGACTAGCGGGGCCTCATAAGGATGCGTCGTAGCCCTGTAGGCCCTACCATGGGGACTTGCAGGGGTTCCATTAGGCTGTGCTTTCCAGAATTTTTCTTCGGGTGACATCACGGTAAACCCAGAAGGTATAGGTTAACTTGGTAACAGTGGGACCCTAGAGGAAATTTGAGCATTGTGTTTACTTAACACGAGGCTCTTGAAGGTAATTAAGGGCCGCCGAGCTTCAGATGAAATGGGCACTTCCTACGCAGGTCAATATGGAAACCCAAAGTCTTAAAAGGATCCGAAAACACGAATTTTTCTACGGTTGAAGTGCTTTGATAACGTATCCACGTTCTAATAGATATACCAATTTAAGCCTTTTTTTTCTTGATCTGGGCATGTCATAAGTGCCTATGTTATGTTAATTTGGTTACGAAATTGATATTGGAGAAATGGTTTATGGAATTACCTTGTCACTGGACTATCATTTCTCATTTGCGCTAATCATCGAACATGCTACAACTTTTTCGGTTCTCCTACTGCTTTATATTTTCCGTTTCAATTCTCGGTCCCTTCTCCTTCTCCAGACATGTATAAACGATGGACTGAAGGATGAAAATCTCGCATTGGTTCTTCCACATCTCATTAGCATCGTAGTTATGGAAAGAAAGAGCTATTTGATTCCACATGCATATGTGATTCGTTTGGTTTTCAGAAGAAAATTGTCTGGTTAGTATTTTGATCCACCTAAAATTTGTCAGATTTTGGCCGAAATACAGAGCTAAAGAAAGAGAGgtactacaaggaaagaaaatatgCAGAGAGACAGCAGCAGGTTTAGTAGTCAAGACTCATCAAATAAGACACAGGAGGACGTGCCAGGCCATTGGTGTTTTTGTAGTTTAGCCTGTCCAAAATCCCTTAAAAGGCGGTAACAAATTAAAGATATTTCCCAGCATTGGATGCGGCACAGTGAGTACTCGTGACACTCATACATTGTACTTGCCTTGTTACTGGAAGCAGCTACATCATCGTACTAGATTCTCAGCCACATAAAAATTTGGAATACATTGATTCAGTTGTTATCCTAAGAAAAACTCACACGCAGTATGCTAACTCTGCTTTGCTTACGTACGCCGGACGCTGGTGACTGCTATAGGTTGGCTGGAGGACGTACCTCTTTATAACTCACTATGGCACCATAAGCTGGTACTTGACTCGAGAAAAAAAGACTTATACCGTGGTTGGGTGCAAATCTTGTTTCTGACTTCTCCTcctttttcttctgatttctaCAATGGCGGAACCAGGGGTTGACTAATCCTGGGCCTAGCCCCCAAAGTTTTCACAAACCATGAAAACAGCCTTCATTTTATCCCTTATAAAGTGTTTAGTCTACAAGATATTTTGGATTTGGTCCATATCAGTCCCAATATATCTACATATTTTTTTAGCCCCCATTCTTAAAATTTTATGGCTCCGCCATTGGAATTCTGTTTGTCCAGAAGCATAAGTCCGAAACAGAATTATTtcgcttcacaaaaagttaacttgTCGATTGTTAAAAGCCGTTTTAAAGTTCTAAATCCAAATTGACTTCTTATCTTTTGACTTCTAGATGTCAAAAAGTAATTTCTAAGTATGCATCCAAACACGTTATTACTGATATCGAGATACTTTTTTTCTTCGAATGAAAAAGGTTATAGGTGAGTTTGATATTGTTGTGACTTTTAAAAAGTGTTTTTTTGTTGTGATGTGTTgtgcgttgttgtgttgtgttgggTGAGTTTGATATTGGTGTGACTTTTATAAAAGTATTTTTCTGTTGTGATAGTTCTATACCCAATTGGTCATTGAAGAGATTGGCAATGTAACCGGAAACTGGCTCGAAAGTCGCCGGAAGGTCAATTCAGGAATCGAACAACTAACGGTCAACGTTCATGTCAAGGTCAAGGTCAACAGTCAGGTCCTGGTAAAAAGGGTCAACTTAGTGAATCGTTGATTCAGAACTGGTCTACTGGGTTGACTCAGTCAGATAAACTGAGTCAGAAAAATCATTGAGTCAGTCAGTGTTCAGTTCTAAACCGTTGCGCAAGCCATGGTGTTCTAATGCACCAGAATGGTGCATCATATCATCATTCTTTCCATTGCCAAATCAACATCAACTTATTTATTATCTCAACCAGGGTTTATCTATAATTAATATCAATTCAATAAGCTAAACTTACCTGCGACAAAAGTTTCCAGCTTTCACTGTGAAAATTCAACTCATAATGTTCATCTAACTTTCATTCTTACAATTCAGTCATGTACGAACATGATCATTTCATCTCACACCTCCAAGAACTCAACTATCACACAATACTTCATCTTGAATGTTCAGTAGAACAGTTTCTTTATGTTCATCATTCCATCCCACCATTCTAACTCAAGACTCGCACCACAGTTGCACAAGTCATTCTTCAAACTTCATCATCATTTATACCACCAAATACAGTTTACTCTAACACCACCAGATCAATACCATTACTACTCAACTCAACAAAACATTCATCCATGTTGAATTTCATTTTAACATCTCTGCaaaatcctaacattcatctaaaagaACTTCAATCCATTCAAGACTCAACATTGATATCCCTTTCCTCCTCCTTGTACTTACCAAATCATTACCACTTTCACTTCAGTTTACATCCACCTGTAACATCCACTTAGTACTCCAACAACTATGTACTTAAAGTTCATTATCATCAGCTTCCCCAACACAATTAGTTTTATCACCACCTGCAACAACATCAATACTACTATCCATGTCAGTTGAACAACCCAACTACATACCCATACACCCTGACT encodes the following:
- the LOC113308534 gene encoding protein DOG1-like 4, with the protein product MSHNQQQRQQERQNSSDEDNNRRREGNSDEISFEQFLDGWLERQQRYLDELMHANANSKEIPEEELKSLISRVLGHYQQYYEAKSTASRRDVFVLFSPPWFSTYERTFLWIAGFKPGLLLRILNKAVKNLSEDQWSRVKRIDTETKVAERELNQEMASIQERVVSPGLVDLARRGGRLIDGETLDRDSEFQSMKEAMEAVVVAADYLRVTVTRKLVEVLNHAQAISFLTAATQLQVRIRVWGSQMERRRTN